From Vigna radiata var. radiata cultivar VC1973A unplaced genomic scaffold, Vradiata_ver6 scaffold_23, whole genome shotgun sequence, the proteins below share one genomic window:
- the LOC106778549 gene encoding UDP-glycosyltransferase 79B30-like, giving the protein MDASSMHIAMFPWFAMGHLTPXLHLSNKLAKXGHKXSFFIPRRTQSKLEQFNLFPDLITFYPINVPHVEGLPLGAETTSDVSFSLGPLIMTAMDRTERDIELLLKQLKPQIVFFDFTHWLPNLTRRMGIKSFQYSIIGPATVSYVRSPARMRQNMTERELMQPPPGYPVSSIKLRSHEANFLASKRNWEFGSGVLFYDRIYGGLTLSDAIGFKGCREIEGPYVDYLAEQFGKSVILSGPIIPESPKTVLEEKWSAWLGRFKDGSVVFCALGSEWKLPHDQFQELVLGLELTGLPFLAVVKVPIGFETIEAALPEGFKERVEGRGIVQSGWIQQQLILGHPSVGCFITHCGAGSLTEALVNKCQMVLLPQLDSDQVLNARMMGSNLKVGVEVEKGEEDGLFTKESVSRAVNIVMDEENDVGKQVRENHAKLRNFLLSRDLESTCLDDFCQKLRDLLK; this is encoded by the coding sequence ATGGATGCATCTTCTATGCACATAGCAATGTTTCCATGGTTTGCCATGGGTCATTTAACACCTTNTCTCCATCTNTCCAACAAATTAGCAAAGAGNGGACACAAAATNTCCTTCTTCATCCCGAGAAGAACACAATCCAAGTTAGAGCAATTCAACCTCTTCCCAGATCTCATCACCTTTTACCCTATCAATGTTCCTCATGTTGAAGGTCTTCCTCTTGGTGCAGAAACCACTTCCGATGTATCTTTTTCTTTAGGTCCACTCATTATGACAGCTATGGATCGCACTGAGAGGGATATAGAGCTTCTCCTCAAACAGCTAAAACCGCAAATTGTTTTCTTTGACTTCACACATTGGCTACCAAACTTGACTCGTCGCATGGGGATAAAATCTTTTCAATACTCGATTATTGGCCCAGCAACAGTATCTTACGTTAGATCCCCAGCAAGGATGCGCCAAAACATGACTGAAAGAGAGCTTATGCAACCCCCTCCTGGGTACCCTGTGTCATCTATCAAGCTTCGTTCCCATGAAGCCAATTTCCTTGCTTCTAAAAGGAATTGGGAGTTTGGTAGCGGTGTTCTCTTTTATGACCGCATCTATGGTGGTCTAACCTTATCAGATGCAATTGGGTTCAAAGGTTGTAGAGAAATTGAGGGGCCTTATGTTGACTACCTTGCAGAGCAATTTGGGAAGTCTGTTATCCTTTCAGGACCTATCATACCTGAGTCACCCAAGACTGTTTTAGAGGAAAAATGGAGTGCGTGGCTTGGACGGTTCAAGGATGGTTCTGTGGTTTTCTGTGCACTTGGGAGTGAATGGAAATTACCACACGATCAGTTCCAAGAATTAGTACTGGGTCTTGAACTAACAGGACTTCCATTTTTGGCTGTTGTAAAAGTTCCAATTGGGTTTGAGACAATTGAAGCTGCGCTGCCAGAAGGGTTTAAGGAAAGGGTTGAAGGGAGAGGGATTGTTCAGAGTGGATGGATACAGCAACAGTTGATTTTGGGACACCCATCAGTGGGTTGCTTCATAACACATTGTGGTGCTGGTTCGTTAACTGAGGCATTAGTAAATAAGTGTCAAATGGTGTTACTCCCACAACTTGATAGTGACCAAGTCCTTAACGCTAGGATGATGGGTAGCAACTTGAAGGTTGGAGTTGAAGTGGAGAAAGGTGAAGAAGATGGTTTGTTCACGAAGGAGAGTGTGAGCAGAGCAGTCAACATTGTGATGGATGAGGAGAATGATGTTGGCAAACAAGTTAGAGAAAATCATGCAAAATTGAGGAATTTCCTCCTAAGCCGGGATTTAGAGTCGACTTGTCTTGATGACTTTTGTCAGAAGCTTCGAGATTTactcaaataa